In a genomic window of Littorina saxatilis isolate snail1 linkage group LG6, US_GU_Lsax_2.0, whole genome shotgun sequence:
- the LOC138967966 gene encoding uncharacterized protein has translation MARAKALAARARADFAHKEYDLKASLAKVEEEVKVAAAKAERLRSEYEAELCLVAQQKDAASAEAEADAFVEHDGSLLSVKSEHPRDRTDKYVAGLGEFTHVREKEANSTPPSEREHDIHSACQFTPRQNRFVQSAEGDLAKFLLKKDLHLSRLAVFNEQAECFAVWKSSFISVMTELSVSPQEELDLLVKHLGFESSKYAQSIRASNAADPARGLRLLWRRLDERFGSPELVEARLRERIESFPQITKKDSRKLYDLCDLCDEINSAKDDENLGPLLKVYDTSIGTNKIVAKLPPNLKHKWTERASSYKQRHGVVFPPFTFFVEFLQNMAKVQNDPAFYFDNDNVECESIPQDMSEIPTPDVAHSHAHLQPIAASIPPLHPEIKIGLLIGRDLLMAHHVLDQILGAPSAPFAQRLPLVSEEDELGSTVFRRTKDDEKIGLSVEDNKFVAMMDKRFQKNADGRWSAPLPLRSENNAVINNREQAVRRAHALKKSLQKDPTKREHFFKFMAKILDTGATEVAPSVEDETKAWYLPLFGVYHPKKPDKIRGVFDSSATFEGVCLNDMMYSGPDLTNSLIGILLRFRQNACPMTADIEQMFYQFFVDESHRDYLRFFWHKDNDFDKPLIEYRMCVHVFGNSPSPAVAAYGLRKTVESSAKDVKKYVSDDFYIDDGVTSVPDSETAVNLMQRTKTDLLEKGGLKLHKIASSDREFLKAFDTGDLSEELQSIDLSDTSVPLPVHSCLGLMWDLNSDSFVLNPAVASGSGPFTRRGILSALNSIYDPLGFLAPATIAGKILLREISPNGKSWDEPLSEVHLKQWESWKRSLKSVDGQQVPRMYVPFSLSQTGDANFHIFCDASEKAIAAVAYVTVTTRDKCNTDIGFVMGKAKVAPSSGHTIPRLELCSAVLATEVWQTISEQLGVNPKNVTFYSDSKVVLGYINNEKRRFHTYVSNRVERIRHVSDPTQWKYVTSEMNPADVATRGSDADLSLKQNVWLQGPKELLTDHRHPEPLLSFSLISPEEDREIRPNVRKTEIDDNLSPVHVRFEKFSTWNALLNTFSRLRHICQSFRVPTDVCQGWHQCSHALDVDNKKNTETFILQTVQNDAFAAEIQCLRKGSSLSKKSPIISLSPYLDEDGLLRVGGRIHEAKETAGFPNVHPVILPKGHHVSTLLVRHYHEEVKHQGRHFTEGALRSHGLWIVGAKRLVASVIQCCFLCRRLRGKLGQQFMSNLPADRVTPTAPFSHVGVDVFGPWSVETRRTRGGVANSKRWAVVFTCLAIRAVHIEVVEDMSSSSFINALRRFVSLRGPVKEIRSDRGTNFIGAARELGLHALLKEDGPVSRHLAKVGVRWRFNPPHASHMGGAWERMIGVVRKILDSMLLDLRRRPLTHEVLCTLMAEVCAIVNSRPITAISHDPDSPSVLTPSILLTMKGEEEQIPLEMSNLNLKEMYKSQWKHVQVLSNIFWNRWKAEYLQSLQERQKWQHVETNFKEGDIVLLCDSGSHRNNWPVGLIVRAFRSNSDSLVRSAEVRIIKDNQPVTYVRPITQLVRL, from the exons ATGGCTCGGGCCAAAGCACTTGCAGCCAGAGCACGGGCTGACTTCGCTCATAAGGAGTATGACTTGAAAGCATCACTTGCGAAAGTCGAGGAAGAAGTGAAGGTGGCTGCTGCGAAGGCGGAGCGCCTGAGGTCGGAATATGAAGCGGAGCTTTGCTTGGTTGCACAGCAAAAAGATGCTGCATCGGCGGAGGCAGAGGCTGACGCTTTTGTAGAACATGATGGTTCATTGCTCAGTGTGAAGAGTGAGCACCCGAGGGACAGAACCGATAAGTATGTGGCGGGTCTTGGAGAGTTCACACACGTACGTGAAAAGGAAGCAAACTCAACTCCCCCGTCAGAACGTGAACACGACATTCACTCGGCATGCCAATTCACGCCTCGGCAAAACAGATTTGTACAGTCTGCAGAGGGTGATTTAGCAAAATTCTTGCTGAAAAAGGATCTTCATCTGTCAAGACTAGCTGTGTTCAACGAACAAGCAGAGTGTTTCGCAGTGTGGAAAAGTAGTTTCATCTCGGTCATGACAGAGTTGAGTGTATCACCACAAGAAGAGCTGGACTTACTCGTCAAACATCTTGGTTTCGAATCTTCGAAGTACGCTCAGAGCATAAGAGCATCCAACGCCGCTGATCCCGCCAGGGGATTGAGGCTCCTCTGGAGACGTCTAGATGAACGTTTCGGATCTCCAGAACTGGTAGAAGCTCGACTcagagagaggatagagagTTTCCCTCAGATCACCAAAAAAGACTCGAGAAAACTCTATGATCTTTGCGACTTGTGTGATGAAATCAACTCTGCAAAAGATGATGAAAATTTAGGGCCCCTCCTAAAAGTGTACGACACATCCATCGGCACGAACAAAATCGTTGCAAAACTGCCTCCCAACTTGAAACACAAATGGACAGAACGAGCCTCCAGttacaaacagagacacggggTCGTGTTCCCTCCATTTACATTTTTCGTGGAATTCCTGCAGAACATGGCGAAAGTGCAAAATGATCCCGCTTTCTATTTTGACAACGACAATGTTG AATGTGAAAGCATCCCGCAAGACATGTCGGAGATCCCCACCCCAGATGTAGCACACAGTCATGCTCATCTACAGCCAATCGCGGCGAGTATCCCTCCTCTCCACCCTGAGATCAAAATTGGCTTGCTCATAGGTCGAGATCTCCTTATGGCGCATCATGTGTTGGACCAGATTCTTGGAGCACCATCAGCACCGTTTGCTCAACGTCTTCCTCTTG TGAGTGAAGAAGATGAACTAGGTTCTACAGTGTTCAGAAGAACCAAAGATGACGAGAAAATCGGCCTGTCTGTTGAAGACAACAAGTTCGTGGCCATGATGGACAAACGATTTCAGAAAAACGCCGATGGACGCTGGTCAGCTCCTCTTCCGCTACGTTCTGAGAACAATGCTGTCATAAACAACAGAGAGCAAGCTGTTAGACGCGCTCACGCCTTGAAGAAGTCTCTGCAAAAAGACCCGACAAAAAGAGAACACTTCTTCAAATTCATGGCCAAAATCTTGGACACTGGTGCTACAGAGGTGGCCCCTTCTGTCGAGGATGAAACCAAAGCCTGGTATTTGCCACTATTTGGTGTGTACCACCCAAAGAAACCTGATAAAATCAGGGGAGTTTTTGACTCATCAGCAACCTTTGAAGGCGTCTGCCTGAATGACATGATGTACTCAGGACCGGACCTGACAAACAGCTTGATTGGAATTCTACTGCGATTCCGCCAAAACGCTTGCCCCATGACAGCGGATATTGAGCAAATGTTCTACCAGTTTTTCGTCGATGAATCGCACAGAGACTACTTGAGGTTTTTCTGGCATAAAGATAATGACTTTGACAAGCCATTGATAGAATACCGCATGTGCGTTCACGTTTTCGGCAATAGCCCCTCGCCAGCTGTCGCCGCGTACGGTCTGAGAAAAACTGTAGAGTCAAGCGCAAAGGATGTGAAAAAGTACGTTTCAGATGATTTTTACATCGACGACGGCGTAACCTCTGTACCTGACAGCGAAACGGCCGTCAACCTCATGCAACGCACAAAAACTGACTTGCTGGAGAAGGGAGGACTGAAGCTTCACAAAATAGCTTCTTCTGATAGAGAGTTTCTAAAAGCGTTCGACACTGGAGACCTCAGCGAGGAACTTCAGTCAATCGATCTCTCCGATACTTCAGTGCCTCTTCCGGTACACAGTTGCTTAGGTTTGATGTGGGATTTAAACTCTGATTCCTTTGTGCTCAACCCCGCTGTAGCCAGTGGCAGTGGTCCTTTCACCCGTAGAGGCATTTTGTCTGCTCTGAACAGCATTTACGATCCTCTAGGGTTTTTAGCGCCAGCAACGATAGCAGGAAAGATCCTTCTGCGTGAAATCTCTCCAAACGGGAAATCTTGGGATGAACCGCTCTCAGAAGTTCACTTGAAGCAGTGGGAGTCATGGAAACGCTCTTTGAAATCCGTCGACGGGCAGCAAGTCCCACGCATGTATGTGCCGTTCTCTCTCAGTCAGACTGGAGACGCAAACTTTCACATATTCTGTGATGCCTCTGAAAAAGCTATCGCCGCCGTAGCCTATGTGACGGTCACTACGAGAGACAAGTGCAACACTGACATTGGTTTTGTGATGGGAAAAGCCAAAGTAGCGCCGTCGAGCGGACATACTATACCGCGTCTAGAGTTGTGCAGTGCCGTTCTCGCTACCGAAGTGTGGCAAACTATCTCTGAGCAGCTTGGTGTGAACCCGAAGAATGTGACTTTTTACTCTGACAGTAAAGTAGTACTCGGGTACATCAACAACGAGAAACGCAGATTCCACACATACGTCAGTAACAGAGTAGAACGCATCAGACACGTATCAGATCCCACTCAGTGGAAGTATGTTACTTCAGAAATGAATCCTGCAGATGTCGCGACAAGAGGTTCTGACGCGGACCTGAGTCTAAAACAAAACGTCTGGTTACAAGGTCCGAAAGAGTTGTTGACAGATCATCGTCATCCAGAACCACTTCTCTCCTTCTCATTGATATCTCCTGAAGAAGACAGAGAAATCAGGCCCAACGTTCGCAAAACGGAGATCGACGACAATCTCTCGCCCGTTCACGTTCGTTTCGAGAAGTTCTCGACTTGGAACGCTTTGCTGAACACCTTCAGTCGACTCAGACACATCTGTCAAAGCTTTCGCGTCCCTACAGATGTCTGCCAAGGGTGGCATCAGTGTTCACACGCTCTTGATGTTGATAACAAAAAGAACACTGAAACATTCATTCTACAAACGGTACAAAATGACGCATTCGCTGCTGAAATACAGTGTCTTCGGAAAGGTTCTTCCCTATCAAAGAAGAGTCCCATCATTTCCCTTTCCCCCTATTTGGATGAAGATGGTCTACTCAGAGTTGGGGGAAGAATTCATGAGGCGAAAGAAACGGCAGGCTTTCCCAATGTTCATCCTGTCATCCTTCCTAAAGGTCATCATGTGTCAACCTTACTGGTGCGGCATTACCATGAAGAGGTGAAACATCAAGGTCGACACTTTACAGAGGGTGCCCTTCGATCCCATGGTCTTTGGATTGTGGGTGCGAAAAGACTTGTAGCTTCTGTAATACAATGCTGTTTTCTGTGCCGAAGACTACGAGGAAAGCTAGGACAGCAGTTCATGTCAAACCTACCAGCTGACAGAGTGACCCCTACTGCCCCCTTCTCTCATGTGGGTGTAGATGTGTTTGGTCCTTGGTCGGTGgagacaagaagaacaagaggaGGAGTCGCAAATTCTAAACGATGGGCGGTTGTCTTCACTTGTTTGGCAATTCGTGCAGTACACATAGAAGTTGTAGAGGACATGAGCAGCTCTTCTTTCATTAACGCTCTTAGGAGGTTTGTCTCTTTGAGAGGACCGGTCAAAGAAATACGTTCAGACCGAGGAACCAACTTCATTGGAGCTGCAAGGGAGTTAGGACTGCATGCGCTTCTCAAAGAAGATGGCCCTGTGAGCAGACATCTTGCCAAGGTTGGCGTCAGATGGAGGTTTAACCCTCCACATGCTTCACACATGGGTGGTGCCTGGGAAAGAATGATAGGGGTAGTGAGAAAAATCTTGGACTCGATGCTCCTTGACTTACGTCGTAGGCCGCTGACTCATGAGGTGTTGTGTACTTTGATGGCGGAAGTTTGTGCGATTGTGAATTCAAGACCTATCACCGCAATTTCTCATGATCCAGATTCACCGTCTGTTCTCACTCCATCCATACTGCTCACAATGAAAGGTGAAGAAGAACAGATACCACTTGAGATGAGTAACTTGAACTTGAAGGAAATGTACAAGTCCCAGTGGAAGCATGTACAGGTTCTCTCCAACATTTTCTGGAATCGCTGGAAAGCTGAATATCTTCAGTCATTGCAAGAGAGACAAAAGTGGCAACATGTTGAAACAAACTTTAAAGAAGGAGACATTGTGCTACTATGTGATTCTGGATCCCATCGAAATAATTGGCCTGTTGGGTTGATTGTTCGTGCATTCCGTAGTAACTCAGACTCCTTGGTGCGTTCAGCAGAAGTTCGAATCATAAAAGATAACCAACCTGTCACATATGTTCGACCAATAACTCAATTGGTTCGTTTGTAA